From Candidatus Hydrogenedentota bacterium, a single genomic window includes:
- a CDS encoding PQQ-binding-like beta-propeller repeat protein, whose amino-acid sequence MRTTGVWGGVLCAAVMAGMLFPATADAQKPKPPDHLVYPGLPGGQMRADLAAGVFLCMKYGNLYADDLETGTTRWTAPVSLSQDDQGRQRGGVLFGERISLVYSADGTVSLLDNGTGGEVWRQRAGFFGGGLSHAQLDAGNRWVTLHYKTSAELCEVASGRCFKVSLPSGKSFGVFWMQDGKAVVLSELLTEENKAPTSIQLWLWEPGTADPVKGCVFDSPKHAHVSGTFPGGGAVVTEYTPGSAGEMIQTVINPRTGEKLRNLGDLREPAATTRRTEDGTRLVKIDNVSSAVEVLEAATGAALFQITPPEGLKLYPYVCFRSVEKDWLMGLDRQNALWLVPVEENGAPRRILGDRRFLPGRVANIRPPHLLCQEFRGNNSETNTLVSIDTLEERARWNATMPLNAGGWPPMLSETSGRLLVGTMGQEGNQRKHALTLMASGAEVPLLEKPYRPIALSRDGNYLVAAVGDEGPVFLLDDTGKSLAKYNSEQRYSTGPAAFSPDGRRVAVFHMPRITVTDLAEGFPARELTGQPGTANLYMYRENALCFSPDGNLLLAGTTHGKALLFDANTGKLLHTFVEERRFRDRYVQQQRFLSSLEGMAKDLLGGVTDRAKRAPMITCAFANNGTLALTIADGQILRAWSVRDRRLVRSVDPKLPEERDKHGSINNQILLSPNGDYCLAYNRNGFGIASLWNTVGGQRLEEYRFPEGARLGAVAVADDGKTVYAMIDGDLHFLPGRK is encoded by the coding sequence ATGCGGACAACGGGTGTGTGGGGCGGCGTGCTGTGCGCCGCCGTGATGGCGGGGATGCTTTTCCCCGCAACCGCGGACGCGCAGAAACCCAAGCCCCCGGACCATCTGGTCTATCCCGGCCTGCCCGGGGGGCAGATGCGCGCGGACCTGGCCGCGGGCGTGTTCCTCTGCATGAAGTACGGCAATCTCTACGCCGATGACCTGGAGACGGGAACCACGCGGTGGACCGCCCCCGTCTCTCTCAGCCAGGACGATCAGGGCCGGCAACGGGGGGGCGTCCTGTTCGGCGAGCGAATCTCGCTGGTCTATTCAGCGGACGGCACCGTTTCCCTGCTGGACAACGGGACGGGCGGGGAGGTCTGGCGCCAGCGCGCGGGGTTCTTCGGGGGAGGGCTCTCCCACGCGCAGTTGGACGCCGGGAACCGGTGGGTGACGCTGCACTACAAGACCTCGGCGGAGCTGTGCGAGGTGGCCTCGGGGCGGTGCTTCAAGGTGTCGCTTCCGTCCGGGAAGTCCTTTGGCGTCTTTTGGATGCAGGACGGGAAGGCCGTTGTCCTCTCGGAACTGCTCACGGAGGAGAACAAGGCCCCCACCAGCATCCAGCTCTGGCTCTGGGAGCCCGGCACCGCCGACCCCGTCAAGGGCTGCGTGTTTGACTCGCCGAAGCATGCCCACGTCTCCGGCACCTTTCCCGGCGGGGGCGCGGTCGTCACGGAATACACGCCGGGGAGCGCCGGGGAGATGATCCAAACCGTGATCAACCCCCGCACAGGCGAAAAGCTGCGCAATCTGGGCGACCTGCGGGAACCGGCCGCCACCACACGTCGCACAGAGGACGGCACGCGGCTGGTGAAGATAGACAACGTCTCCTCCGCCGTGGAGGTGCTGGAGGCGGCCACGGGGGCGGCGCTGTTCCAGATCACCCCGCCGGAGGGCCTGAAGCTCTACCCCTATGTCTGCTTCCGGTCGGTGGAAAAGGACTGGCTTATGGGTCTGGACCGGCAAAACGCCCTGTGGCTCGTGCCGGTGGAGGAAAACGGCGCGCCCCGGCGCATTCTGGGGGACAGACGCTTTCTCCCCGGCCGAGTGGCCAACATCCGCCCCCCTCATCTGCTGTGCCAGGAATTCCGGGGCAACAACAGCGAGACCAACACCCTTGTGTCCATTGACACCCTGGAGGAGCGCGCCCGCTGGAACGCCACCATGCCGCTCAACGCGGGGGGCTGGCCGCCCATGCTCAGCGAAACGAGCGGACGCCTGCTGGTGGGAACGATGGGACAGGAGGGCAACCAGCGCAAACACGCGCTCACCCTGATGGCCTCCGGCGCGGAGGTGCCGCTGCTGGAGAAGCCGTACCGCCCCATCGCGCTCTCGCGGGACGGCAACTACCTGGTGGCGGCGGTGGGGGACGAGGGCCCCGTCTTCCTGCTGGACGACACGGGCAAGAGCCTGGCCAAATACAATTCGGAGCAGCGCTATTCCACCGGGCCGGCGGCCTTCTCGCCCGACGGCCGCCGCGTGGCGGTGTTCCACATGCCCCGCATCACCGTGACCGACCTCGCCGAGGGCTTCCCCGCGCGGGAGCTGACAGGCCAGCCCGGCACCGCGAACCTCTACATGTACCGGGAAAACGCGCTGTGCTTCTCCCCCGACGGCAACCTGCTGCTGGCGGGCACCACCCATGGCAAGGCCCTCCTGTTCGACGCGAACACCGGGAAGCTGCTGCACACGTTCGTGGAGGAGCGGCGTTTCCGAGACCGGTATGTGCAACAGCAGCGCTTCCTCTCCTCGCTGGAGGGCATGGCCAAGGACCTCCTGGGCGGGGTGACGGACCGGGCCAAGCGCGCGCCCATGATCACCTGCGCCTTCGCAAACAATGGCACGCTTGCCCTCACGATTGCCGACGGCCAGATACTCCGCGCCTGGAGCGTCCGCGACAGGCGGCTCGTCCGCAGCGTGGACCCGAAACTCCCCGAGGAGCGCGACAAGCACGGCAGCATCAACAACCAGATCCTTCTCAGCCCCAACGGGGACTACTGCCTCGCCTACAACCGGAACGGTTTCGGCATCGCCTCCCTCTGGAACACCGTGGGCGGCCAGCGGCTCGAGGAATACCGCTTTCCCGAAGGCGCGCGCCTCGGCGCGGTCGCCGTCGCCGATGACGGCAAGACGGTCTACGCCATGATTGACGGCGACCTGCATTTCCTGCCGGGAAGGAAGTGA